A part of Oncorhynchus gorbuscha isolate QuinsamMale2020 ecotype Even-year linkage group LG09, OgorEven_v1.0, whole genome shotgun sequence genomic DNA contains:
- the rnf17 gene encoding LOW QUALITY PROTEIN: RING finger protein 17 (The sequence of the model RefSeq protein was modified relative to this genomic sequence to represent the inferred CDS: deleted 1 base in 1 codon) yields the protein MSDRTPRADNPNSVVCNICGIAYTLPEDEIVGNLPNVLLCSHIFCTTCLRSLEFNNVILCPECKVESTLPEGGVEGLQVDSRIIGLIYTAKMNKMKRDRPRHHRVKSSSSPLEEDTKQGPDVEKALKAVEEALSQASENMANLDNIHQTLVKGLMVQVKREKARLLMEIDEAMDRAFTILNRRKGALVAELTNMEQHFPSSRRELGRVEERMRALDTAMQKAKQVGQHPSLESYCDLEQLLETLQASVDVQSFDLKCLSLGSGLSCIAQQDALGRSLKACLKINIGNAKILTDELIHRDRERPQEQAGPNRKAPLLPHSLSTREPSRPQQQQQVSQTMMRPPPSSTREHVPPHQEQESLRMTRHTWGPSPIPGPRPLPSSSPVSDSGPNVIIEEIIEENEQGGEGKDSLKSCHQVTTASSKTTAAGFSVGVVPAHLSELQQFSERQRAQRSSKKSQEDLPPVSQGKVFQEWVMVTHVVNPNHFYIRHVAEQRACILLSKKINSLCSGERGLFTASDILETGSTVFVKWKEGMWCRATLTELFQRGHLDPVRSCPVPELHRVRVYFQDYGFCKGIALQSEEAGPDLFIRDMNERLRRVDVAGQSEMSRWLPQAIKCSLKDIVPADLTKGWSAEAQDEFRRVVGSASVEMQVFGQERGALLVDLKKAPMDSGSSNMPMSLREYLVFLELARFYSPVAWNAKTVPCGRRPLQFYLPVFPRTNIELNAVVSHIDTPSHFYIQLVDNMEFLLLTAKLQECYSYDCPSKGTRGEDQDLEVYCPVLDQACVARFDDKVWYRARVIGIPGGRKVEVQFVDFGNNMILSVNDLRKIKDEFFALPAMAIQCYLADVIPLEEGETWSKACIEKFKSLADQRLVTAVATEAGRRGRGLPVRLFETSDSSEPLTNIEDLLVNDQLACFKKGIKSKDTQAPVVDTTVWDPPLEGLLSESEPAPTSLGQETPEQDQEIQPYLVLPANLKDLRVRLTHVVSPGSFYVQLLQMDTQLKRVYELLKQEYALTEPQEIEWKADMYCAAYNNGVWERGQLCSPVSLCFIAEVVRCDFGNKVKLHVNNLRPLLPSLVGCLVLECSLSEIRPAGGRSTWTATACDFISYYLTGAMAIMTIKENTEQRPVPVSLYCSNRAGQDVSIADFLVSEGLALKERKPQVSPMPKLEELSDSDSKFKGLQNRTPNIENQPPTPSSDWSVSPRPVSTAPMPPNRPPRTNPSPEKVKTQAYCPPELPHCGRTLMTISAIGEDGLIYAMTHHAGRQFEQLRERLQQHIKTLPRLKPYTWKSVLGCAVMGSDMLWYRGEVLEVIGGHVKVRYVDQGLVENIPVCHVYPTVLCEDIPQLCMPCQLHGVIPVGRTWQWDAVALLKELLLNRCVDMQIMELPEDPLGCLTVQISLDGMTLSRIMVHHQHASVDQAIASTQEELVVSSHLDLDDWDIDTEGLEDPEPVPRVFSYPNLPEKGERFRVRIKHLRTPNEVFLYPLDGSSCVESGGESLEEALKRVHDRIDRLAMLSDFAIEAPCLAEYSDGKYYRAKLLGFAGLNPVKILVRHVDFGSDDTLPTHKLRQIPAHLLRFPCKAIKVRVAGFRPPRHNLEKERLSYRPEWSLKAALEMIDLLHSCCTASVTATEPELSVFLYDEDGALVYLPLVEKGLADFD from the exons AGACAGACCGAGGCATCACAGAGTCAAATCCTCGTCTTCACCTCTCGAGGAGGACACAAAACAG GGTCCAGATGTAGAGAAAGCACTGAAAGCAGTAGAAGAGGCTCTGTCTCAGGCCTCTGAGAACATGGCCAATCTGGACAACATCCATCAG ACTCTGGTGAAAGGCTTGATGgtgcaggtgaagagagagaaggccaGACTGCTGATGGAGATAGATGAGGCTATGGACAGGGCCTTCACCATCCTCAATAGAAG GAAGGGGGCACTGGTGGCTGAGCTGACCAACATGGAGCAGCACTTCCCGTCAAGCAGGAGGGAACTGGGTcgggtggaggagaggatgagggccCTGGACACAGCCATGCAGAAAGCCAAGCAGGTCGGACAGCACCCCtccctggagagctactgtgACCTGGAgcag TTGTTGGAGACCCTGCAGGCTTCTGTGGATGTACAGTCGTTTGACCTGAAGTGTCTGTCTCTGGGCTCTGGACTGAG ctgcaTAGCACAGCAGGATGCGCTGGGCAGGAGTTTGAAGGCGTGTCTGAAGATCAACATTGGGAACGCCAAGAT TCTGACAGATGAGCTGatccacagagacagagagaggccccAGGAGCAGGCTGGGCCCAATAGGAAGGCCCCCCTGCTCCCACACTCCCTTAGCACCAGAGAGCCCAGCCgcccccagcagcagcagcaggtgaGCCAAACGATGATGAGGCCTCCCCCGTCCAGCACCAGAGAGCATGTTCCACCTCACCAGGAGCAGGAAAGCCTGAGGATGACTAGGCATACCTGGGGCCCCTCTCCCATCCCTGGCCCTCGGCCCTTACCCAGCTCCAGCCCTGTCTCAGACTCCGGACCCAACGTCATCATAGAGGAGATTATAGAGGAGAATGAAcaaggaggagaagggaaggacaGTTTGAAATCCTGCCATCAAGTCACCACAGCCTCATCCAAAACCACTGCAGCAGGGTTCTCAGTTGGAG TTGTCCCAGCTCACCTGTCTGAGCTGCAGCAgttcagtgagagacagagagcccagAGGAGCAGCAAGAAGAGCCAGGAGGACCTCCCACCTGTCAGTCAGGGGAAag TGTTCCAGGAGTGGGTGATGGTGACCCATGTGGTGAACCCTAACCACTTCTACATCCGCCACGTGGCAGAGCAGAGGGCCTGTATTCTGCTGTCCAAGAAGATCAACTCCCTCTGctctggagagagaggactgttcaCAGCCAGCGACATACTGGAGACTG GCTCCACAGTGTTTGTGAAGTGGAAGGAGGGGATGTGGTGTCGGGCCACCCTGACAGAACTGTTCCAGAGAGGTCACCTGGACCCGGTCCGCAGCTGTCCTGTTCCTGAACTTCACCGTGTCAGAGTCTACTTCCAAGACTATGGTTTCTGCAAGGGAATAGCCCTGCAGAG TGAGGAGGCGGGTCCAGACCTGTTCATCAGGGACATGAATGAGCGTCTGAGAAGAGTGGACGTGGCCGGCCAATCAGAAATGAGCCGCTGGCTCCCTCAGGCTATCAAGTGTTCCCTCAAGGACATCGTGCCTGCAGACCTT acTAAAGGCTGGAGTGCGGAGGCCCAGGATGAGTTTCGCCGCGTGGTGGGCTCAGCCTCAGTAGAGATGCAGGTGTTTGGTCAGGAGAGAGGTGCTCTGCTGGTGGACCTGAAGAAAGCCCCCATGGACAGCGGTTCCAGCAACATGCCCATGTCCCTCCGAGAGTACCTGGTCTTCCTCGAGCTCGCCAG GTTTTACTCTCCCGTGGCGtggaatgccaagactgtgccaTGTGGCAGGAGGCCTCTCCAGTTCTACCTTCCTGTCTTCCCTCGTACCAATATAGAGCTCAACGCTGTGGTGTCCCACATAGACACACCCTCACACTTCTACATCCAACTG GTTGACAACATGGAGTTCCTGCTGCTGACAGCCAAGCTGCAGGAGTGTTACAGCTATGACTGCCCCAGCAAGGGGAccagaggagaggaccaggacTTGGAggtctactgtcctgtcctggaTCAGGCCTGTGTGGCACGCTTTGACGACAAGGTCTGGTACAGGGCCCGTGTCATCG gtaTTCCCGGGGGCAGGAAGGTGGAAGTCCAGTTTGTAGACTTTGGCAACAACATGATTCTGTCAGTCAACGACCTGAGGAAGATCAAGGATGAGTTCTTTGCCCTCCCAGCCATG gCCATCCAGTGCTACCTGGCTGATGTGATTCCTTTGGAAGAGGGTGAGACGTGGAGCAAAGCGTGTATAGAGAAGTTCAAGAGTCTAGCTGACCAGAGACTTGTGACCGCTGTGGCCACAG AGGCTGGTCGAAGGGGCAGGGGTCTGCCAGTCAGGCTGTTTGAGACCAGTGATTCCAGCGAGCCGTTAACAAACATTGAAGATCTGCTGGTCAATGATCAACTGGCCTGCTTCAAGaaggg CATCAAATCTAAGGACACCCAGGCCCCGGTGGTAGACACCACAGTGTGGGACCCCCCACTCGAGGGTCTTCTGAGTGAGTCTGAGCCAGCCCCTACCTCCCTGGGCCAGGAGACCCCAGAGCAGGACCAAGAGATCCAGCCCTACCTGGTGCTGCCGGCTAACCTGAAAGACCTGAGGGTCAGGTTGACCCACGTGGTCTCACCCGGGAGCTTTTACGTCCAGCTTCTACAGATGGACACCCAGCTCAAGAG GGTGTATGAGTTGTTGAAGCAGGAGTATGCCCTTACAGAGCCCCAGGAGATAGAGTGGAAGGCAGACATGTACTGTGCTGCCTATAATAACGGGGTCTGGGAGAGGGGCCAGCTCTGCTCTCCTGTTTCCCTCTGCTTCATTGCCGAG GTAGTACGCTGTGATTTTGGCAACAAGGTGAAACTCCATGTGAACAACCTGAGACCACTGCTGCCCAGTCTGGTTGGCTGTCTGGTGCTGGAGTGTTCGCTCAGTGAAatcag acccGCAGGTGGTCGTTCCACCTGGACAGCCACGGCGTGTGACTTCATCTCCTACTACCTGACAGGAGCCATGGCCATCATGACCATCAAG GAGAACACAGAGCAGCGTCCGGTGCCGGTCTCTCTGTACTGCTCCAACCGGGCCGGGCAAGACGTCAGCATCGCAGACTTCCTGGTTAGTGAGGGCCTCGCTCTGAAAGAGAGGAAGCCACA AGTGTCCCCCATGCCTAAACTAGAGGAGTTATCAGACTCTGACTCCAAGTTCAAGGGCCTTCAAAACAGGACACCTAACATAGAAAACcagccccccaccccctcctctgaCTGGTCAGTCTCTCCCCGACCCGTCTCCACTGCCCCTATGCC CCCAAACCGGCCCCCCCGTACTAACCCCTCCCCAGAGAAGGTGAAGACACAGGCCTACTGCCCCCCTGAGCTGCCCCACTGTGGACGCACTCTGATGACCATCTCTGCCATCGGAGAGGATGGCCTCATCTACGCCATGACGCACCACGCAG GGCGTCAGTTTGAGCAGCTGCGGGAGCGTCTACAGCAGCACATAAAGACCCTTCCCAGGCTGAAGCCCTACACCTGGAAGAGTGTCCTGGGTTGTGCTGTCATGGGCTCTGACATGCTCTGGtacagaggagaggtgctggagGTCATTGGAGGTCACGTTAAG gtgcgCTACGTGGACCAGGGTCTAGTGGAGAACATCCCAGTGTGTCACGTCTACCCCACAGTGTTGTGTGAGGATATTCCCCAGCTCTGTATGCCCTGCCAGCTGCACGGAGTCATCCCT GTGGGCAGGACGTGGCAGTGGGATGCTGTGGCTCTGCTGAAAGAGCTGCTGCTAAACCGCTGTGTGGACATGCAGATTATG GAACTGCCTGAGGATCCTCTGGGCTGTCTGACAGTACAGATTTCTCTGGATGGCATGACTCTAAGCAGAATCATGGTTCACCACCAACACGCCTCTGTAGACCAGGCTATTGCATCCACGCAGGAG GAGCTGGTGGTGTCATCTCACCTAGATCTAGATGACTGGGACATTGACACAGAG GGTTTGGAGGACCCAGAGCCAGTACCGAGGGTGTTCTCATACCCAAACCTGCCTGAGAAAGGCGAACGCTTCCGGGTCAGGATCAAACACCTCCGGACCCCCAACGAG GTGTTCCTGTATCCCTTAGATGGCAGTAGTTGTGTGGAGTCTGGTGGGGAGAGTCTGGAGGAAGCACTGAAGAGAGTCCATGACAGGATTGACCGCCTGGCAATGCTCTCGGACTTCGCCATTG AGGCCCCGTGTCTGGCAGAATACAGTGATGGGAAGTACTACCGGGCCAAGCTGCTGGGCTTCGCTGGCCTCAACCCTGTTAAGATCTTGGTCAGACACGTGGACTTTGGCTCTGACGACACCCTTCCCACACACAA GCTGCGTCAGATCCCGGCCCATCTCCTGCGGTTTCCCTGTAAGGCCATCAAGGTGCGGGTGGCGGGCTTCAGACCACCCCGCCACAACCTGGAGAAGGAGCGCCTGTCCTACCGGCCAGAGTGGAGCCTGAAGGCTGCCCTGGAGATGATTGACCTGCTGCACAGCTGCTGCACCGCATCCGTTACC GCCACTGAACCAGAACTGTCTGTGTTCCTGTATGACGAGGATGGAGCTCTGGTCTACCTGCCTCTGGTGGAGAAAGGACTGGCTGACTTTGACTAA
- the LOC124044112 gene encoding LOW QUALITY PROTEIN: centromere protein J-like (The sequence of the model RefSeq protein was modified relative to this genomic sequence to represent the inferred CDS: inserted 2 bases in 1 codon): MARLFPSLKPKTQAPPPPEPKKSENGPVERVANTLLTQGSISTATVFPSKVGSTSIKLCVCGGSGQQQQQSRQLRERERFRTENTALARLRLENENNQEYLRKERAEFEQQKAEELARFEEFKREETKKLQKERKVFEKXTSAARAIPDKRELDEIQALQQQQSSLHKELKWRESRWSTTHKRLRQQIDLIYSYVEMERVLACGGRLLIFPNGTRKEVLADRLTANVTFNRDIKQVMADQRVIYYYADAQTIHTTYPDGIEVLQFQQPDCEAFP, encoded by the exons ATGGCCAGGCTGTTCCCCTCGCTGAAGCCCAAGACCCAGGCCCCTCCTCCACCAGAGCCAAAGAAGTCTGAGAACGGACCAGTTGAGAGAGTTGCAAACACACTCTTAACCCAGGGGAGCATCTCAACAGCAACTGTTTTCCCTTCCAAAGTTGGTAGCACCAGcattaaactgtgtgtgtgtggggggtcaggccagcagcagcagcagtccaggcagctgagggagagagaacgattCAGGACAGAGAACACTGCCCTGGCCAGACTCCGACTGGAGAACGAGAATAACCAGGAATATCTCAG gaaggagagggcagagtTTGAGCAGCAGAAGGCTGAGGAGCTGGCCAGGTTTGAAGAGTTCAAGAGGGAGGAGACTAAGAAGCTGCAGAAGGAACGCAAGGTGTTTGAGAA CACCTCCGCCGCCAGGGCCATACCAGATAAAAGGGAGCTCGACGAGATCCAG GCCCTGCAGCAACAGCAGAGTTCCCTACACAAGgagctgaaatggagagagagccGCTGGTCCACCACACACAAGCGTCTCCGACAGCAGATCGACTTGATTTATTCATATGTGGAG ATGGAGAGGGTGCTGGCCTGTGGAGGGAGACTCCTCATCTTTCCCAATGGGACCAGGAAGGAGGTGTTAGCGGACAGACTGACAGCCAATGTCACCTTCAACAGGGACATCAAGCAGGTTATGGCTGACCAGAGAGTG ATCTACTACTATGCTGATGCCCAGACCATTCACACCACCTATCCTGACGGCATCGAGGTTCTGCAGTTCCAACAACCAGACTG TGAAGCATTTCCCTAA